The Chitinophagales bacterium genome window below encodes:
- a CDS encoding beta-ketoacyl-[acyl-carrier-protein] synthase family protein translates to MPHNICITGYGVITALGNNAHQNFNALKQGRHGVSKLELIESIHKNELLVGEIKLTNDELKAKADLKKVSVNTRGTLLAIIAVKEAIKQAKLTPQQLENTALISGTSVGGMDLFEQGFKYVVEGEAENPKYYFSEHDCGNLNLKIATEMGLKTYATTISTACSSSANAILLGAKMIKAGMVERAIVGGSDALSKFTINGFNTLGILDTKHTQPFDENRAGLNLGEGAGYLVIESEKVVANKEKLGYITGWGNANDAFHQTASSEEAVGAKMAIEKALKVAQIKPQEIDYINTHGTGTPNNDESESKAIIDIFGTDKLPVFNSLKPFTGHTLAACGSIETIYSLFSMNENMVFPSLNFKTPIKGRNLEPTTKLIENKEIKHVLSNSLGFGGNCTSLIISKKA, encoded by the coding sequence TTGCCTCACAATATCTGCATAACAGGCTATGGGGTTATTACTGCCTTAGGAAATAATGCACACCAAAATTTCAATGCATTAAAGCAAGGTCGGCATGGTGTATCTAAGTTAGAGCTTATAGAATCTATACACAAAAACGAACTACTTGTTGGAGAAATTAAACTGACCAATGACGAGTTAAAAGCCAAAGCCGATTTAAAAAAAGTATCGGTAAATACCAGAGGTACTTTACTGGCTATTATAGCGGTAAAAGAAGCTATAAAACAAGCTAAATTAACACCTCAACAATTAGAAAACACCGCTTTAATAAGTGGCACCAGCGTAGGCGGCATGGATTTATTTGAACAAGGTTTTAAATACGTAGTAGAAGGAGAAGCTGAAAATCCAAAATACTATTTTTCAGAACACGATTGTGGCAATCTAAACTTAAAAATAGCTACAGAAATGGGGTTAAAAACCTATGCTACTACTATAAGCACCGCCTGCTCTTCATCGGCAAATGCTATACTTTTAGGTGCTAAAATGATAAAAGCTGGAATGGTGGAAAGAGCCATAGTAGGCGGCAGCGATGCTTTGTCTAAATTTACCATAAATGGCTTTAATACCTTAGGTATTTTAGACACTAAACACACCCAACCTTTTGATGAAAATAGGGCAGGATTAAACTTAGGCGAAGGAGCAGGATATTTAGTGATAGAAAGCGAAAAAGTAGTGGCTAATAAAGAGAAATTAGGCTATATAACCGGCTGGGGAAATGCCAATGACGCTTTTCATCAAACTGCCAGCTCTGAAGAAGCCGTAGGAGCTAAAATGGCAATAGAAAAAGCACTAAAAGTGGCTCAAATTAAGCCTCAAGAAATAGATTATATAAACACCCACGGCACAGGAACGCCCAATAATGATGAATCGGAAAGCAAAGCTATTATTGACATTTTTGGAACAGATAAATTGCCTGTTTTTAACTCATTAAAACCTTTTACGGGGCACACTTTAGCCGCTTGTGGCAGTATAGAAACCATCTATTCTTTATTTTCTATGAATGAAAATATGGTTTTTCCAAGTTTAAATTTTAAAACACCCATAAAAGGTAGAAATTTAGAACCTACAACCAAGCTAATAGAAAACAAAGAAATAAAACACGTGCTGAGTAATTCGCTGGGATTTGGAGGAAATTGTACATCACTTATAATTTCTAAAAAAGCATGA
- a CDS encoding acyl carrier protein — protein sequence MEEIIEKLKADLISHLNLEDLSPEDIDADEPLFGDEGLGLDSIDALEIIVMVERNYGIKIKDQESGSKAMKSVRTLATFIKENKV from the coding sequence ATGGAAGAAATAATAGAAAAATTGAAAGCAGATTTAATTAGTCACCTTAATTTGGAAGATTTATCGCCAGAAGATATAGATGCAGACGAACCTCTTTTTGGAGATGAAGGTTTGGGATTAGATTCTATTGATGCCCTTGAAATTATAGTAATGGTAGAACGCAACTATGGCATAAAAATAAAAGATCAAGAATCGGGTTCTAAAGCCATGAAAAGTGTACGCACTTTAGCCACATTTATTAAAGAAAACAAAGTTTAA
- a CDS encoding 3-oxoacyl-ACP synthase: MNNNIYINSFVRIKQNKLNNNGAVQQIECAENESLSKTIYKKLGTSYPKFYKMDSMCKFGFLAAELALNNQNADKNCSLIFANKSASLDTDFEYSKTIQKENFVPSPSVFVYTLANIVMGEISIKHKFVGENIFLVAEKFDAEMLIKAIKTQTTLDKANSFLIEWIEVFEDSVDVLACYLSQKPTENSVILNPENLLNLYNK; this comes from the coding sequence ATGAATAACAATATTTACATAAACTCTTTTGTGCGTATTAAGCAAAATAAGCTTAATAATAACGGTGCTGTGCAACAAATAGAATGTGCTGAAAATGAGAGTTTGAGTAAAACTATTTACAAAAAGTTAGGCACTTCCTATCCAAAGTTTTATAAAATGGACAGCATGTGTAAGTTTGGTTTTTTAGCAGCAGAATTAGCACTTAATAATCAAAATGCCGACAAAAACTGCTCTTTAATTTTTGCCAACAAAAGTGCTTCTTTAGATACCGATTTTGAATACAGCAAAACCATACAAAAAGAGAATTTTGTACCCAGCCCATCGGTTTTTGTATATACATTAGCCAATATTGTAATGGGTGAAATAAGTATAAAACACAAATTTGTAGGAGAAAATATATTTTTGGTTGCTGAAAAATTTGATGCAGAAATGCTAATAAAAGCCATTAAAACGCAAACAACATTAGATAAAGCAAATAGTTTTTTAATAGAATGGATAGAAGTTTTTGAAGATTCTGTAGATGTTTTAGCTTGTTATTTAAGCCAAAAACCAACCGAAAATAGTGTAATTTTGAACCCTGAAAACCTTTTAAATCTTTATAACAAATAA
- a CDS encoding beta-ketoacyl synthase: MRKAYLNTYNIACALGCSTKETVNNILNEKTGLQEKTFSFNESLTFPVGAINYTKIGLQKEDKNLFEKLCIYYINNLVNQSNISLKDKNTLLILSTTKGNVEALPNMPNEASLSHSIKYIQNHFKTANTPLLISNACISGVSACIYAADLIKTQQYDHIIVCAADVITNFVVSGFNTFQALSATPCQPYDKNRKGLNIGGACAVALISTEKSDIEILGGATSNDANHISGPSRDGSGLALAINKAIKYSQITAHSIDFINAHGTATNYNDLMESKAFESLQLNHIPLNSLKGYIGHTLGAAGLLEIILCAEMMKNNVAFCTLNCQEIDENIKLNIVKQDKKLKINTLLKTASGFGGCNAAIILKHE; encoded by the coding sequence ATGCGTAAAGCATACCTCAACACATATAATATAGCTTGTGCTTTAGGTTGCTCTACCAAAGAAACTGTAAATAATATTTTAAACGAAAAAACAGGTTTACAAGAAAAAACTTTTTCATTTAATGAGTCTTTAACTTTTCCTGTAGGAGCAATTAATTACACTAAAATCGGTTTACAAAAAGAAGATAAAAACTTGTTTGAAAAACTGTGTATTTATTACATCAACAACCTTGTAAATCAATCTAATATATCGCTTAAAGACAAAAATACTTTACTAATTTTATCTACCACAAAAGGAAATGTAGAAGCATTGCCAAATATGCCAAACGAAGCTTCTTTAAGTCATAGCATCAAGTATATTCAAAATCATTTTAAAACTGCCAATACGCCTTTATTAATATCTAATGCTTGTATATCGGGAGTTTCGGCATGTATTTATGCTGCCGATTTAATTAAGACCCAACAATATGACCACATAATAGTATGTGCCGCAGATGTAATAACAAATTTTGTGGTTAGCGGATTCAACACTTTTCAAGCATTAAGTGCTACACCTTGCCAGCCCTACGATAAAAACAGAAAAGGACTTAACATAGGCGGAGCGTGTGCCGTAGCTTTAATAAGTACTGAAAAATCAGATATTGAGATATTAGGAGGAGCAACTTCTAATGATGCCAACCATATTTCAGGACCGTCAAGAGATGGAAGCGGACTGGCTTTAGCCATAAATAAAGCCATAAAATACAGCCAAATAACAGCCCACAGTATTGACTTTATAAATGCACATGGCACTGCCACTAATTATAATGACTTAATGGAAAGCAAAGCTTTTGAGTCTTTACAGTTGAATCATATTCCGCTAAATAGCCTAAAAGGCTATATAGGGCACACTTTGGGAGCGGCAGGCTTACTTGAAATTATTTTATGTGCCGAAATGATGAAAAACAACGTAGCTTTCTGCACTTTAAACTGCCAAGAAATAGACGAAAATATTAAGCTAAACATTGTAAAACAAGATAAAAAACTAAAAATAAACACCTTATTAAAAACAGCATCTGGTTTTGGTGGCTGCAATGCCGCCATAATATTAAAGCATGAATAA
- a CDS encoding acyl-CoA thioesterase — translation MKLSHTTTERVKFSDVDSMGIMWHGHYVRLFEEGREQFGLKYTLDYLTVFSHGFFTPIIKTEINHLAPLDYGDTAVIEATFIFNKAAKIEFQYKIFSQNTKKLVCTGKTIQVFLNKDKELYITNPPFFEKWKLKHFQDA, via the coding sequence ATGAAATTATCCCATACTACAACCGAACGCGTTAAATTTAGCGATGTAGATTCTATGGGCATCATGTGGCACGGGCATTACGTTCGCCTTTTTGAGGAAGGCAGAGAGCAGTTTGGATTAAAATACACTTTAGATTACTTAACCGTTTTTAGTCATGGGTTTTTTACGCCTATTATTAAAACAGAAATCAATCACCTTGCTCCTTTAGACTATGGCGATACGGCAGTTATAGAAGCCACTTTTATTTTTAACAAAGCTGCCAAAATTGAATTTCAATATAAAATTTTCAGTCAAAACACTAAAAAATTAGTGTGTACAGGAAAAACCATACAAGTTTTTTTAAATAAAGACAAAGAACTTTACATTACAAATCCACCATTTTTTGAAAAATGGAAGCTAAAACACTTCCAAGATGCGTAA
- a CDS encoding lysophospholipid acyltransferase family protein: protein MEEQKWKGESRGNALGYNIFIWLIKNLGLYSAYFMLLFVTTYFVLFSRKTNKEIYRFYREALHFSRFKSIVYIWKNYYQMGQTLIDKAAIFSGKSKEFTLVKPNYDNLLAMIQEDKPSVFIMSHVGNFEAAGFLVDLKKRVNLLTYEAELAHIKKIMDDLKEDGLFKSFTIKYDGSHIFELQSVMEKKEILCLHGDRYLEGTKTITADFFGKPARFTYGPFYLADRFNANAAIVSLVKSGMKEYTLEHRRLDTSKGQQDIANQYAKHLESFVKKYPESWFNYYDFWA, encoded by the coding sequence ATGGAAGAACAGAAGTGGAAAGGAGAATCAAGGGGTAATGCCTTAGGATACAATATTTTTATTTGGTTAATTAAAAACCTAGGATTGTATTCTGCTTATTTCATGCTTCTTTTTGTAACAACCTACTTTGTGCTGTTTTCAAGAAAAACAAACAAAGAAATATATCGTTTTTATAGAGAAGCACTACACTTTAGCAGGTTTAAAAGTATAGTTTACATTTGGAAAAACTACTACCAAATGGGGCAAACGCTTATAGATAAAGCAGCAATTTTTAGTGGTAAAAGCAAAGAATTTACTTTAGTTAAGCCTAATTATGATAATTTGCTTGCCATGATTCAAGAAGATAAACCTTCGGTATTTATAATGTCGCATGTAGGAAATTTTGAAGCTGCCGGTTTTTTAGTAGATTTAAAGAAAAGAGTAAACCTACTAACCTACGAAGCAGAATTGGCACACATTAAAAAAATAATGGACGATTTAAAAGAAGACGGACTTTTTAAATCCTTTACTATAAAATATGACGGAAGCCATATTTTTGAACTGCAAAGCGTAATGGAAAAAAAAGAAATACTGTGCTTGCATGGCGATAGATATTTAGAAGGCACAAAAACCATCACTGCCGATTTTTTTGGCAAACCGGCTCGTTTTACCTACGGCCCATTTTATTTAGCCGATAGATTTAATGCCAATGCCGCCATTGTATCTTTAGTAAAATCGGGAATGAAAGAATACACTTTAGAGCACCGAAGATTAGATACCAGCAAAGGTCAGCAAGATATAGCCAACCAATATGCTAAACATTTAGAAAGTTTTGTGAAAAAATATCCTGAAAGTTGGTTTAATTATTACGACTTTTGGGCTTAA
- a CDS encoding acyl carrier protein — MTEAEIIDKINDFLIEEFEVEESEIIPEANLKETLELDSLDFVDLVVIIESNFGFKVVAEDFVDIITFQDFYNYIIQKLAVENQ, encoded by the coding sequence ATGACTGAAGCAGAAATAATTGACAAAATCAACGACTTCTTAATAGAAGAATTTGAAGTAGAAGAAAGTGAAATTATCCCCGAAGCTAACCTTAAAGAAACTTTAGAGCTTGACAGCTTAGATTTTGTAGATTTAGTAGTGATTATTGAAAGCAATTTTGGCTTTAAAGTAGTAGCAGAAGATTTTGTAGATATTATTACTTTCCAAGATTTTTATAACTACATTATACAAAAACTGGCAGTAGAAAACCAATAA
- a CDS encoding beta-ketoacyl-[acyl-carrier-protein] synthase family protein, whose amino-acid sequence MKRVVITGIGIQSCLGTNISEVKDSLMGGVSGIGFMPDRVEIGYRSPLSGIVKEPDLKPLLHRRYRNNLSQEGEWAFMATKQAFDMAKIDEAFLENNEVGILYGNDSVALSTIDAIDKMREKKDTTLLGSSAILKSMNSTVTMNLSTIFSLKGINFTVSGACASGSHALGVGYLMIKNGLQKSIVCGGAQEINLYAMGSFDGLGAFSVNHINEPHLASRPFDKNRDGLVPSGGAATVMLEEYESAVKRGAPILAELVGYGFSSNGGHITKPSADGAAVSLKRCLDDAGLKPEEIDYINAHATSTPAGDEAEAEAIYSIFGGNVPVSSTKSMTGHECWMAGASEIVYSLLMMQNNFMAPNINFESGEDFCAKINLVKKYTEKNLNYILSNSFGFGGTNSTLIIKKV is encoded by the coding sequence ATGAAAAGAGTAGTTATAACAGGCATAGGCATACAATCGTGTTTGGGCACTAACATAAGTGAAGTTAAAGATTCATTAATGGGTGGCGTTAGTGGTATTGGTTTTATGCCCGATAGAGTAGAAATTGGCTACCGCTCTCCATTATCGGGTATAGTAAAAGAGCCCGATTTAAAACCACTTTTACACAGAAGATACAGAAATAATTTATCTCAAGAAGGCGAATGGGCTTTTATGGCAACCAAGCAAGCTTTTGATATGGCTAAAATAGACGAAGCTTTTCTTGAAAACAACGAAGTGGGAATACTATATGGCAATGATTCCGTAGCTTTATCTACAATAGATGCCATAGATAAAATGAGAGAAAAAAAAGACACTACGCTTTTGGGTTCATCTGCTATTTTAAAATCTATGAACTCAACAGTTACCATGAACCTTTCTACTATTTTTAGTTTAAAAGGAATAAATTTTACGGTAAGCGGAGCGTGTGCCAGTGGCTCTCACGCCTTAGGCGTAGGTTATTTAATGATAAAAAACGGCTTGCAAAAAAGCATTGTTTGCGGTGGTGCACAAGAAATTAACCTGTATGCCATGGGTAGTTTTGATGGCTTAGGTGCATTTTCTGTAAACCATATAAACGAACCGCACTTAGCTTCACGACCATTTGATAAAAACAGAGATGGATTAGTGCCAAGTGGAGGAGCCGCCACAGTAATGTTAGAAGAATATGAGAGTGCCGTAAAACGTGGAGCTCCTATTCTTGCCGAATTAGTAGGCTACGGATTTTCTTCAAACGGAGGACATATAACCAAGCCAAGTGCCGATGGAGCCGCAGTATCTTTAAAAAGATGCTTAGATGATGCCGGGTTAAAACCTGAAGAAATAGATTACATAAATGCTCATGCCACATCTACGCCTGCGGGCGATGAAGCCGAAGCCGAAGCAATATACTCAATTTTTGGAGGCAATGTGCCGGTAAGTTCTACAAAATCAATGACAGGACACGAATGCTGGATGGCAGGAGCTAGCGAAATAGTATATTCTTTGCTTATGATGCAAAACAACTTTATGGCACCAAATATTAACTTTGAAAGCGGAGAAGATTTTTGTGCAAAAATTAACCTTGTAAAAAAATATACAGAAAAAAACCTAAATTACATCCTTTCTAATTCTTTTGGATTTGGAGGAACTAACTCAACATTAATAATAAAAAAAGTATAA
- the fabG gene encoding 3-oxoacyl-ACP reductase FabG, which translates to MNKVAFITGGSRGIGKACSIELAKKGYDILLNYKNNDTAAKETKKEVEALGVACELLKMDVSDKKDIESKLTNWLDTNKDKTIEILVNNAGIKQDNLMIWLTDENWESVINTSLNSFFYITRLLIKGMVANKFGRIINMVSLSGVKGMAGQTNYAAAKGGVIAATKSLAQELGRRNITVNAVAPGFIKTDMTEDIDESNYKNHIPLKRFGEVEEVSALVGFLASKEASYITGEVINVNGGLYT; encoded by the coding sequence ATGAACAAAGTAGCATTTATAACAGGAGGCTCTCGGGGCATAGGTAAAGCTTGCAGTATTGAATTAGCAAAAAAAGGCTATGATATTTTGTTAAACTACAAAAACAACGATACCGCAGCTAAAGAAACTAAAAAAGAAGTAGAAGCTTTAGGTGTAGCTTGCGAGTTGCTAAAAATGGATGTTTCTGACAAAAAAGATATAGAAAGCAAGCTGACAAATTGGTTAGATACCAATAAAGATAAAACCATAGAGATATTGGTAAACAATGCCGGTATTAAACAAGACAATTTAATGATTTGGCTTACCGATGAAAATTGGGAAAGCGTTATTAATACCAGCTTAAATTCATTTTTTTACATTACCCGATTGCTTATAAAAGGAATGGTAGCTAATAAATTTGGCAGGATAATAAATATGGTTTCTTTATCTGGAGTTAAAGGAATGGCAGGGCAAACCAACTATGCTGCGGCAAAAGGGGGCGTTATAGCAGCCACCAAATCTTTAGCACAAGAGCTGGGTAGAAGAAATATAACCGTAAATGCCGTAGCTCCGGGTTTTATTAAAACAGATATGACAGAAGATATAGATGAAAGCAATTATAAAAACCATATTCCATTAAAACGCTTTGGCGAAGTAGAAGAAGTAAGTGCTTTGGTAGGCTTTTTAGCTTCTAAAGAAGCCAGCTACATAACAGGCGAAGTAATAAATGTAAACGGAGGATTGTACACCTAA
- a CDS encoding aromatic amino acid lyase encodes MVILSLNPIYFSYFFKVVLQNEQVSFDNQLIERNKEAHAFLQNFIKDKVIYGINTGLGPMAQYRVDDKDQVKLQKNLIRSHAAGVGKHMPKEMVKGAMFCRLVSLSRGYSGVSLQTLETLKEFINHNITPVVSQHGGVGASGDLVQLSQIALCLIGEGKVYYEDKLQNTKDVLNQLNIKPLEITLREGLALINGTSFMTSVGILNILNAQKALNSTLLNGCLINEVVESFDDHFSIELNQVKKHATQQYIANEMQTILKDSKLISKREETYYNSKYENENIFKKKVQEYYSIRCMPQVLGPIYKTISEAEEVLLDELNSVSDNPIIDIENQNIYHGGNFHGDFVSCEMSKLKNVMIKMSVLAERQLNFMLNHKLNEIFAPFLNAGVLGLNLGLQGAQYAATSTTAENQNLSSSVYVHSIPSNNDNQDLVSMGTNEALLTNKVIQNTFDVIAVLSLSLCQACNIQQNHKNLSSKTRKHIETIGKDVPFIKEDVEIRPLLESIVKQLKLN; translated from the coding sequence ATGGTGATATTATCGTTAAACCCTATTTATTTTTCATATTTTTTTAAAGTTGTACTCCAAAATGAGCAGGTTTCTTTTGACAATCAACTTATTGAGAGAAATAAAGAAGCTCATGCTTTTTTACAAAATTTTATTAAAGATAAAGTTATTTACGGCATCAACACAGGACTTGGCCCTATGGCACAGTACAGAGTAGATGATAAAGACCAAGTAAAACTACAAAAAAACTTAATAAGAAGCCATGCGGCAGGCGTAGGTAAGCACATGCCTAAAGAAATGGTTAAAGGTGCTATGTTTTGTCGTTTAGTTAGCTTGTCAAGAGGATATAGTGGCGTTAGCCTTCAAACTTTAGAAACACTTAAAGAATTTATTAATCATAATATTACACCTGTAGTATCGCAGCATGGAGGCGTGGGTGCCAGTGGCGATTTGGTTCAACTTTCTCAAATAGCATTATGTTTAATAGGCGAAGGAAAAGTTTATTATGAAGATAAATTGCAAAACACTAAAGATGTTTTAAACCAATTGAATATCAAACCATTAGAAATAACTTTAAGAGAAGGCTTAGCACTAATTAATGGTACTTCTTTTATGACAAGTGTGGGCATTTTAAACATTCTTAATGCTCAAAAAGCACTCAATAGCACCTTACTTAATGGCTGTTTAATAAATGAAGTAGTTGAATCTTTTGACGATCATTTTTCTATTGAACTAAATCAAGTAAAAAAACATGCCACACAGCAATATATTGCCAATGAAATGCAAACTATACTAAAAGATAGCAAGCTAATATCTAAAAGAGAAGAAACCTACTACAATAGCAAATACGAAAATGAAAATATCTTTAAGAAAAAAGTACAAGAATACTATTCTATAAGATGTATGCCCCAAGTATTAGGCCCAATATATAAAACCATAAGCGAAGCAGAAGAAGTTTTGCTTGACGAGCTAAATTCTGTATCTGACAACCCAATAATAGATATAGAAAACCAAAACATTTATCATGGAGGCAATTTTCATGGCGATTTTGTTTCTTGCGAAATGAGTAAACTTAAAAACGTAATGATAAAAATGAGTGTTTTGGCAGAAAGACAATTAAATTTTATGCTAAACCATAAACTCAACGAAATTTTTGCTCCATTTTTAAATGCCGGAGTTTTAGGCTTAAATTTAGGATTGCAAGGAGCTCAATATGCCGCCACATCTACCACTGCCGAAAATCAAAATTTATCGTCAAGTGTGTATGTACACAGCATTCCCAGCAATAACGACAATCAAGATTTAGTAAGCATGGGCACTAATGAAGCTCTTTTAACCAATAAAGTAATACAAAATACATTTGATGTTATTGCAGTTTTATCCTTATCTTTATGTCAAGCATGTAATATTCAACAAAACCATAAAAACTTGTCATCTAAAACACGAAAACATATTGAAACCATAGGAAAAGATGTTCCTTTTATAAAAGAAGATGTAGAAATAAGACCGCTACTTGAAAGCATTGTTAAGCAATTAAAATTAAATTAA
- a CDS encoding tryptophan 7-halogenase encodes MKNPKNRQVDVLVIGAGPAGTVASTYLNSKGIDVLVVEKAKFPRFVIGESLLPRCMDIFEEVGLLKFLEKQNYQKKKGVIFKKDGEDSMFDFSEQFTAGRSETWQVPRAHFDKVLTDGAQELGVPILFEVGATAVELHDNHQVTTVEDAEGNQYEITSKFIIDSSGYGRILPKLLKLDEDSSLPIRTTMFTHFYDKKREEYKAESEYIVYLVNPHHYVWNIPFANNTTSIGVVGENEIFDAKEGGVKEKLTQLLEDEPYFKKRYNSEDVVFEPKMLKGFSVGVKKLYGNGYVLTGNSTEFLDPIFSSGVTLATESAIMGAKLVEKEIKGESVDWEKEYEEPVRFGIDVFKTYVNAWYDQSLHRIFFTENHSENFRRQICSILAGYVWDMENPCVKRYKTILSTLDKILEIQHDE; translated from the coding sequence ATGAAAAACCCCAAAAATAGGCAAGTTGACGTATTAGTTATAGGAGCAGGACCAGCAGGAACCGTGGCTAGTACATATTTAAACAGCAAAGGAATTGACGTTCTGGTAGTTGAAAAAGCAAAGTTTCCACGCTTTGTAATAGGCGAAAGTTTATTGCCAAGGTGTATGGATATTTTTGAAGAAGTAGGCTTACTAAAATTCTTAGAAAAGCAAAATTATCAAAAGAAAAAAGGTGTTATTTTCAAAAAAGACGGAGAAGATAGCATGTTTGATTTTTCTGAACAGTTTACGGCAGGAAGATCGGAAACGTGGCAAGTGCCAAGAGCTCATTTTGATAAAGTACTTACAGACGGAGCTCAAGAATTAGGTGTGCCTATTTTATTTGAAGTAGGAGCTACCGCTGTTGAACTGCACGACAATCACCAAGTAACAACAGTAGAAGATGCCGAAGGCAATCAATATGAAATTACCTCAAAATTCATTATTGACTCAAGTGGCTACGGTAGAATACTGCCAAAACTTCTAAAATTAGATGAAGATTCTTCACTACCAATAAGAACAACCATGTTTACTCATTTTTATGACAAGAAAAGAGAAGAATATAAAGCAGAATCGGAGTATATTGTTTATTTGGTAAATCCACATCATTATGTTTGGAATATTCCTTTTGCTAATAATACTACATCAATAGGCGTAGTGGGCGAAAATGAAATTTTTGATGCTAAAGAAGGTGGTGTTAAAGAAAAACTAACGCAACTTTTAGAAGATGAGCCATACTTTAAAAAGAGATATAATAGTGAAGATGTAGTTTTTGAGCCAAAAATGCTGAAAGGCTTTTCTGTAGGTGTTAAAAAATTGTATGGCAATGGATATGTGCTAACAGGAAATAGTACCGAGTTTTTAGATCCAATATTTTCTTCCGGTGTTACTTTAGCTACGGAATCTGCCATAATGGGAGCTAAGCTTGTAGAAAAAGAAATTAAAGGCGAATCTGTAGATTGGGAAAAAGAGTACGAAGAGCCGGTGCGTTTTGGTATAGATGTATTTAAAACTTATGTAAATGCTTGGTACGACCAGTCTCTACACCGTATTTTCTTTACTGAAAATCATTCAGAAAATTTTAGAAGACAAATATGTTCAATATTGGCAGGTTATGTGTGGGATATGGAAAACCCGTGTGTAAAACGCTACAAAACAATATTAAGTACTTTAGATAAAATTTTAGAGATACAGCATGACGAATAG